Below is a genomic region from Geoglobus acetivorans.
GAATATGGGGCGGAGGATAAGAATCTGATTTTTATGGACGCCGGTTAAATTTATTAAATCATGCCCGTTTTCACCCATCATGACTGCCCTTTCAAAAAAGGAGATAAAGAACCTCATTCTGGAAAAGGAGCTGGTTGCAGATTACATTGACCTTGATACACAGCTTCAGCCAAACGGTTTTGACTGCACGCTGAGAAAGGTTGCGAGAATCTCCGGAACTGCAAAAATAGATTTCGACAACTCTGAGAGAGTCTTACCTGAAGTTGAGGAAATTGAATTCGAAAACGAATGGGTCTTTCTTGAAAAGGGGTATTACAGGGTTTATCTCAATGAAGTGGTTAGAATTCCTGAGGACATGATGGCACTTGCAAGGCCGAGATCGAGTCTGATAAGGGCCGGAGCAAATGTGCTGACAGCAGTGTGGGATGCAGGATACATTGGGCGGAGCGAGGTCGGTCTTGTTGTGTACAATGAAAACGGGATATATTTGAAGAGAAACGCCAGAATCGTCCAGCTTGTGTTTTTCAGACTCGATGACAGGACTGAGGGCTATTCTGGAATTTACAGTGGAGAAAACCTGTAAACTCAGCTGAAATAAATTTTTTCCCTTATTATGCATTCGATATCGCAGCTTTCGAGTCTTTTTATTACTGAGATTGCCGGGTTTTTCAGGTTTGGAAATCTATCCATTCTGGCCACCGTGTAGCTCTCGTAGAATGGGTTTCTCGTCGCTGCGCTGAAGAGTTTGTCAGCCTCAATGAAATTGCTTGCGAATTTGAGTTCATCGAGCATTGAGGGCGTGGCTATCATGGCATTGTCTGTCCCTATGTGCCAGTTTTCATATTCTGAAAGCGTTCTGTAGGTTTCAACGCTGAACACGTCGAAAAATGCGTTTGATCTGAAGCATGTCACGATTTTTATTCCCTCATCCAGCGCTTTTTTCAGCAGACTCTGGCCCGCCATGTTCATGTGTATCAGAAAATCCGGTTCGAGTGTTATTGCGTCCTCCACGTCTCTGCTGTCAACCTCTCCAGCATGAATAGCGAAGATCAGCCCTCTCTTTCTGGAAAGCTTTCTGCAGTATTCCAGAAGCTCTGAATCCACATCTCTCGTGCTGCTGAAATTGAATCCTGGAGAAATTTTGGATAGTGCCTCTGCCTCCTCTACGTTTGACGGTCTTGAAAGGGCTATGAGCCTTTTTTCCTGATCTGCTTTCAGGTATAGTCTGTACCCGTCAATTCCGCCCTCCCTGAATTCAAGGGATGTTGCGGAAGTTTTTTCTATCAGCTTTATGGATTTCCTCATACCCTCAATAATTTTCTCCTCCCCTGCTTCTCTTAGAACCGAAAATTTGTAGCCACCAGGCCCAACGAGCTCATAAACACTCATTTTTGGAGCTTCCACGACTGAATCTGCTATGTGGGTGTGAGCGTTGAAGAATGAGGGGAACAGAACGCAGTTTGGAGAGACGTCCGAAGCCTCGAACCTCCAGCACCTGTCTTTAATGAGAAGTCCGGTTTCACCGCTTGTGAGGTCGAGGACTTTATACATAGCAAAATTAAAATACATCCGGTATAATACACTTCCTCATGGCAAAGAAGGAAAAAGCGCCACCATTGATGTCATCTGCTGGAATCATGAGGTATTTCGAGGAAGAAAAGACTCAGTTCAAGGTAAGTCCCAAAGCTGTTGTCGCCTTTGGACTGGCTGTGGGCATCCTTGCAATAATAATGAACGCATACTATGGACTCTGGCCGGGTTAATCTTGAGATAATCTTCACTGGACGGTCAAATGTGGGAAAATCGACCCTTTTTTCTCAACTTTTTGGCGTGAGTGTTAGGAAGGGTAAAAAGCCAGGAACAACAATTGCGCCCAATTTCTACCATTACAGGGATTTTCTCGCCACAGATTTGCCGGGTTTCGGGTATGTGAAGGGTGTCAGCAGAAGGTTCAATGAACGGGTGAAGGATTTTATCGTGAGGTACATCGAAGATTACGCAGAAAGGATTGCTGCGGGAATTATAGTTCTCGATTCGGGTTCTTTTGCGGAAATTGTGGAGCGGTGGGACCGGCGAGGTTACATTCCTATTGATGTTGAAATGGCCGATTTTCTGCGGGATGTGGGGATTGAGGTGGTGGTTTCAGCCAACAAGTTTGATAAGGTGGACAGTCCGGAAGAGACAATCGAATACATATCTGAAAAGCTGAAAGTCTCGAGGGAACGGATCATTCCAACTGTGGCAAAGAAAGGCGATGTTGGTGGTGTGAAGAATTTTATAAGACAGATTTTCATAAAAAACAACAGGCATGATTTGATTAAGGTTTTAAAATAATATAGGTGGAAACATCTTCAAAAGGAAGCTGAGAAGATTAATATAGTTGAAATAACATATATTATACTGTGATCGAGTATGAGGCGGTTTAACTGGAGACTTTTCAGAAGAAAAGGTACGAAAAAGGAAAGCATGAAGGATGAGAAACTTCTCCTGAAAAATGTTGATGATATCAAAAACCCCCGGGATGAGAGGGACATTCATGAAGTCGCAAAAGAGGTCCTCCCAGAAGAAGATTAAGGCCAAATTCATTTTTTTGGGAGGCTTCGAATTTAGGGAAAAGGAAATCGAAGCCGACCCCGGTGTCAGGTATTCGGAGCTTCTCAGCTCTCTCGGGATAAATCCTGAGACCGTCGTTGTTATACGAAACGATGAGCCAGTTCCCATCGATTCTGAAATTGAATCCGGTGAGGTCAAGGTTTTGAGGGTCATTTCTGGTGGATGATGATAGTAATTATTGGGAAAATATTTAAGAAAACGAAACTGAATATTTGACCACACACCTCTGTGGTATCCAATCATGACAAACACGCTGGTGCATGTTGATGAGGTCTCATACCATAATTTTGGCAGATCCCGGATATGGAGGCCCGTCTCTGGCCTACAATATCTCCTCAACCATTTCGGATAAAGTTCTGTGGTTCTCTTCGGAGAATCCAAAAGTAGCTGAGAATATCGCAAAATCGTACGGGAAGAGGATCAGGCTGGACGTCATCAATTCGAGAAGGATAAACATCGCAAACCTCAATGAGATCAATATCCAGCTCTCCAGATATCTGGAGACTGTAAGGGATGTACCTGCGATCTGCCTCACTCTGGTTTCAGAACTGATTCTGATTCATGGTCTTGAAAAGGTGTATCTGTTTCTGAGTAACCTGATCAATAAGGTTGAGGCCAAGAGGGGGACAGTTATATCTCTGGTAATCAGGGGGGCGCAACAGAGGAGAGACGAGATACTGATTTCAAGGCTTTTTGCCAATGTCTTTACACTTCATGGTGAATACGAAAACGAAGTTAGAAAATTCGTCCTTGAGAGCGATGGACCGATAAACGACAGATTTCTGTTTGAACTCCAGTCAGAGGGCTACAGGATAGACCTTCCTCCCGATGTTGAAAAATTCATCAAGGGACTTTAAAATCGGGTCTAATTCAGCCTGAAACCCGCGCTTCTATTTATCGAGCAGGTTTATAAGTTTTGCAGACAGCAGATCTGATTTGGTTCTCTCTATGGAGTTTCTGGCAACGTCCAGCTTTGGTCTCAGGTTTCCGGTGAGCCTGTCGTGGAAATCGAATTCAATAAGGATGTGGTACAGTTCTTCCATGATTTCGACAACCTTTCTGATTTTTTCGTCGCTCTCCCCCTTCACCATCATCGTCAGCGCAAACCTTCTCAGCTCTCCGACGCAATCTGCCATTCCTGGAAGCAACGCCTGCGGTATGCTGACCGGAAACCTTTCGGGAATTTTTAATCCTCGAACAATGTGTGTGAATGTATATGCCTCAACAAGCTCCTGAAGAGCATCGTGTGCAAGGTAAAACTGATCTGGGTGCTTTTCTCTGTAGTCCAGCAAATCTCTGGCGAGGGAGAGGGCGTTGCTCAGGTACTCCTCAGCAGCTTCCAGATTTCCCTTATGCACATTTGCAATCGCTTTTGAGCTGTTGAGTCTGACCGTTCTCGATTTTACTATGATTTCTTCCCGTATCTTTTCTTTTTCCTCAAGCTCACGTCTGATTTCTTCGAAAATCTCATCTCTCAAGAAGAACCACCCTGCTTATCTCGCTTTCATCCTTTATTTCATACCCGCTCAGTTTTGCGAGCCGCTCAGCAAAAGCCTTTACTTCATCGTGTTCCGGCATCGCATCCCTGCTGAGCCTCAACCTTGAATGTCCGAGATGCATGTATGCCTTCGCCTCTATGTATTCCGGCTGGGCAGCGTTTATCACGTCCAGAAACCTTTCGGGGTTCATGTTTATCCCTCTTATCAGCGTCAGTCTGATCACTGTTTTTGCATCTTTCTCCGACATTATTTTCATCGTTCTCTCTATCCTGTCCCACAAACCGGCGTTCTGCAACCTTCTGTGTGACTCTTCGTTCCAGGCAGTAATGCTCAGATACAGCTGGTATGGCTCGACTTCTTCCACGGCGTCCGGGTTTGTTCCGTTTGTAACGAGAAACGTCGTGAACCCGTTTTTGTTGTAAATGT
It encodes:
- a CDS encoding deoxyuridine 5'-triphosphate nucleotidohydrolase; its protein translation is MTALSKKEIKNLILEKELVADYIDLDTQLQPNGFDCTLRKVARISGTAKIDFDNSERVLPEVEEIEFENEWVFLEKGYYRVYLNEVVRIPEDMMALARPRSSLIRAGANVLTAVWDAGYIGRSEVGLVVYNENGIYLKRNARIVQLVFFRLDDRTEGYSGIYSGENL
- a CDS encoding amidohydrolase family protein, with the translated sequence MYKVLDLTSGETGLLIKDRCWRFEASDVSPNCVLFPSFFNAHTHIADSVVEAPKMSVYELVGPGGYKFSVLREAGEEKIIEGMRKSIKLIEKTSATSLEFREGGIDGYRLYLKADQEKRLIALSRPSNVEEAEALSKISPGFNFSSTRDVDSELLEYCRKLSRKRGLIFAIHAGEVDSRDVEDAITLEPDFLIHMNMAGQSLLKKALDEGIKIVTCFRSNAFFDVFSVETYRTLSEYENWHIGTDNAMIATPSMLDELKFASNFIEADKLFSAATRNPFYESYTVARMDRFPNLKNPAISVIKRLESCDIECIIREKIYFS
- a CDS encoding preprotein translocase subunit Sec61beta; the protein is MAKKEKAPPLMSSAGIMRYFEEEKTQFKVSPKAVVAFGLAVGILAIIMNAYYGLWPG
- the engB gene encoding GTP-binding protein EngB, whose protein sequence is MDSGRVNLEIIFTGRSNVGKSTLFSQLFGVSVRKGKKPGTTIAPNFYHYRDFLATDLPGFGYVKGVSRRFNERVKDFIVRYIEDYAERIAAGIIVLDSGSFAEIVERWDRRGYIPIDVEMADFLRDVGIEVVVSANKFDKVDSPEETIEYISEKLKVSRERIIPTVAKKGDVGGVKNFIRQIFIKNNRHDLIKVLK
- a CDS encoding MoaD/ThiS family protein — encoded protein: MKSQKRSSQKKIKAKFIFLGGFEFREKEIEADPGVRYSELLSSLGINPETVVVIRNDEPVPIDSEIESGEVKVLRVISGG
- a CDS encoding translin family protein, which encodes MRDEIFEEIRRELEEKEKIREEIIVKSRTVRLNSSKAIANVHKGNLEAAEEYLSNALSLARDLLDYREKHPDQFYLAHDALQELVEAYTFTHIVRGLKIPERFPVSIPQALLPGMADCVGELRRFALTMMVKGESDEKIRKVVEIMEELYHILIEFDFHDRLTGNLRPKLDVARNSIERTKSDLLSAKLINLLDK
- the twy1 gene encoding 4-demethylwyosine synthase TYW1, which codes for MVKSLEELKGYQIVGKHSAVKTCLWLKKSLKDQGYCYKQKFYGIASHRCLQMSPALICNFSCIHCWRPLNLMPPFENWDEPEYIFEESIKAQQRLLSGFHGTEGVNKKKLREAYEPNQVAISLIGEPTIYPKIAELVDIYNKNGFTTFLVTNGTNPDAVEEVEPYQLYLSITAWNEESHRRLQNAGLWDRIERTMKIMSEKDAKTVIRLTLIRGINMNPERFLDVINAAQPEYIEAKAYMHLGHSRLRLSRDAMPEHDEVKAFAERLAKLSGYEIKDESEISRVVLLER